The following DNA comes from Musa acuminata AAA Group cultivar baxijiao chromosome BXJ1-4, Cavendish_Baxijiao_AAA, whole genome shotgun sequence.
CACAAAGACAAATGACAAACGAAATGATCATGATCTCAAATCCATGCCTGACACAGGACCAATGAAGCCAAAGATGTCAATGCCAGAATCCCATCAGCTTTTGGTTTGTGGTGATACCACTCTTCCTGTAAAGATGTCTCAAGTATATGAACTTTTTTCTTTCTGCTTAAAGAAAGAAGTATATATCTGAATACAgaatttagtatatatatatatatatatatatatatatatatatatatatgtataggatAAACAATTATGAATGTCAAAAttacatatataaaaaataatatcaaggtAATTCAGCAAGTCAAGTTTCTGAAATGAAAACTGTGAAACTCAAAggtaaagaaaatatatttacatagagagagagagaattcaaGATCTaacattttcagatatattttcaTTTTTCAAATATGAATACACTATCCCAAATCTTTTGAACTGATTTTGGacaaaaaaaaatggaaataaaAACATAGTTGTATGATGGATTTAGATGCTATTGTAACTCGGGTACGGTATTGATTGGAATATGCATACTGGTCTTGCAAAAGAGCTGGTTTCTGGCTTGGGTAAATGTCAACTTCCTTAAAAAGAGGATTTGATTCCTAGGTTCTTACTATCAGTAATCAAAGTTGTTATCAGCTAAGCTAGTTAATATCTTCAAAATTTAGCTTTAATGAAACTTCTTtaccatgataaaatatttcCCGATGCAGTTCCAAAGATGCAGAGGATCTTTAAATGTCATGGATCCACCAACTTCTTGAGCACTCTGTTTCTAGTATGGAGGAGCCACAGAGTGTTGAAGTCTTGGATGAGAATGGGCTCCTGATAAGGTAGAAAAATGTGAGTTTTCTTTGTTTCTGTTAAAGCTCATAAGCATACCTGACTTAGGGAGGAACATCTAGGGATTGCAAATTAAAGTGTGCATTGATCAAGAAATCCAGGCTATGACACTTGTGATAGTCCTTACTTCTGTAGTTCCACCAACACACTATCCATTGAAGGGGGCTTCAATCCAAGAGGAAATGACAACAATGGTTTCTTCAAAACATCTCCAATATCTGCATCAATGCTTTCTTTTGACTGAAGTAACAAACAGGTACATAATGTTAGAAATGTTGTGGTAATCAACATGgaatgaagaaaagaaagatcttaTTTTGCTGATTTGTCATGCCGTTCGTCGTAATTTCTTGTTTTTACCTTCTTCTCCCTACATCTACAGTTCACAGTTGTTTGGGTTAGATATGGAATCTGAAGTCGCTTAAGAACTGTCTTTTGATATATGATGTGAAACCCTTTCGTTTTTTACCTGATGATTAGATGACCATTCTTTGGCTCTTGAGATAGCAATTATGGCAGTCAGTTGAAGGGGGATGCATACAGGGTGAGCATCAATGTAAAGCTGCGAACTCGAGTGCTCGGCCAGGGAACGGTGCAGGATAGTTATTGGCATCAGCAATGGCGGAGGGAAGCAAGGAGCTGCTTTGGCCATGGCGTGTGGAACCCGTTTTCCATTTCCCTGCATGGAGAAAGAGGAGACAGGTTTGGAGTCAACCAAGGCCAAGAGAACAGACAGAGACAATGGGACGGCGTGCACTGTGCTGTACCCCCTTGGTAGGGTCGCGGTGGTGGCGATGGTGGCGGAAGAGGTGACTGAGGCGCCCATGGCGGCCACATGTGAACTTCCGCCGTACCAACGTCCTGGTTTACCGTGAAGCTAATTAGTGACTGCAGAGCTGTTACAGCATCGCAATAGAACTGTACGATGAGAGGACATAGGGAAGAAGACAGAGACTGACATGGCAGTACTTGGGAGGCGTCGAGAGATCAATAATGGCATTTAGGGAAGAATCATGCTATCACAGTCGTTAGGTAAGAGAAATTGGAGTAGGCAAAAGGACTGTAGAACCTGTAGATGGCTAGCAACATTGTGTTTAGAGAGATGCCATCACATATGCCTAGCAACCTGTACATGCCATCCAAAAATAATGTTGTGCCGATCTGATCATCAATCAAACCACTTTTCTAACTTCGAGCCGAATTcatctttctaaaaattaatcTTGAAGAGAGATCCTTGCTATTGCTGACAACGATACAAATCGAAGATTTTGTTTCATGGAATAGAATGTCTGTATCGATACTTTCCAACTCATGGCCTGTCACATTAACATGAATCTAGACTGGTCATACCATATTGGTGTACAAGAAGTTAAAGAACTCATCAACTTTGCCTAACAGCAGCAAATAGATCACTAACTGGGCGTTTCGGAGCTTCAGATCGAGAAACAATCTCCACAACTTTGTAGAAAGCATCGGGGCAGAAGAGTGATCCCACAGCAACTTCTGCAACCTGGTCTCTAGATATGGAACCTTCATACAGAGTATCctgcatatcatgttaagatcaaGAATAAATGATACAGGAAATCTGAATAATGAAGGATCCCGAGTGTTTAATTGATAAAGAAGATTATGTTTTATGGCCCAAATGGGTATTTTTACCTCTGGTTCCATAATGATGCTTCCAGTTGCAGGTTCATCTCTCAGGCCACCAGGCCTTATGATTGTATAGTTGATCCCAGATCTTCGGATGTATTGCTCCGCTTGTAGCTTTGCTATCAATGTAAGCCCAAATACATTTAGTATTATATAAGCTGGATTAAGTATTTGGCCCATTGCAGCCCCGTTGACCAAAATGGAACTAACAAGGATGAACCTATTAACCCCAGTTTTCCGGCATGCCTCCACTAGGTTCACCGTACCAAAATTGTCCACCTGCAACCTTTATTCCTTGGGTCATGGATGGAAACTAATAACATAACAAGTCAACCAGCAGTAACAAGTATAACTAAGACCCAACGTAAATAGATATTGCAAATCTGTGATGTGATGGATAAATACACTTGAAACCATGTATAAGTAGGTGATTTCTAATTCTGCTGTCTAAAAATATGGTTTGAACTCGTTCCAACTTCAAATGACTAAGGATATCTTGATGCTTTTCGTATTGGGAACAACTCATAACTAGCTCTACTAGGAACAACCTGACTTTACCCCATACAATGCATGCAGGATTAGACATATGCATGTCATCTTGACTAGGACAAAAATTGAAATGTACAACTTAGTGATatattcatgattttgatgaagtTTACGACAGGAAATGCATTAGAAAAGAAGATAAGTGGAACCAACCATGTACATGTCAATGTGCCAATTCATTTCACAAAGGCTATGACCACTTTTGGCTGATTTCGAGCAAGACATATTAGTTTGGGTAATATGGCCCAAGAAGATCAATTTCAAATCAAATTGAATTGAGATCAAGCAAAACAGTATGTTCATTAAGTCTCTGCAATCCCACACCCCCTTTCTTATTGATTTGTAACAGAAGGTACATCTTCTTTTAAAGTTCTACGTAGATCATAATGATGCATTTTTAAGTAGTGTCCAACACTACTCATTGCTTTGCAACCTCACTTTCTGATATAAAACCATTAAGTCCTGTTTCTTGTATCGCACATACTGTCAGCAAGTGATGGGACAATAGTGAGGATACACAAGATTGGATGCAACATGAACATGGGTAAGGGGTCAATCACAAAGGATAACCAAATAGGTAAGACCATGCACAACCATATGATAAAGTGTACTTAAAACAGTATGAGGACTAAGACGAGCTGGCTAGGCAAATGGATTGGTTTGATTTATGGGCTGAAATTATTACCTAACAGATATTTGTCACTGGATGCAGAATGACCATGGTTAAGGGGTCAATCATAAAGGAAAACCAAATAGGTAAGACCATGCACAACCATATGATAAAGTGTACTTAAACAGTATGAAGACTTAGTCGACCTGGCTAGCCAAATGGATTGGGTTGATTTATGGGCGAAATTATTACTTAACAGATCTTTTGTGCTTTCTGTTGGGCTATCAACAAACAAAGAATTCTGATAGTCAATACCCTCTTTTAACGGTCAATAGCTGCTTTAGATAAATCAACCATTACGTGCAATCCTAATGACTCAATGTCCCAATACAATTTTCAATATCAAAGTCCTTTCAGAAACAGGGTTGATACTTCATCAGGCAATTCAATTTGATGGTTTCTACAAAAACAACTATGATGGACAATAATTATGTGGCTTCAATCCATAACTGGTATGACCTATATTCTTCTTACCGAAAACAATACTTCTAAGACAAAAGAAGTGTGTGTCTTTTGAAGTTACTTCAAAAATCAAGTACTTGCACAATTGATTATATATGCTTGTGTAGTGTACTGGATAACTCATTTTGTAAGATTTTTCCTTTGAATAATTAGTGTTGAGCCTACGATAGGGAAAAATGTACACTTTTCATCTagcaaatatcataaaaaaaaaaaactaggacCATACCAATAACAAAAATTTAACCAAACCAACATATTGAACAATTAGATCTTATTCATATCCAACATCTCCATCTCCCTAATCAGAAAGATAAAATAAGATATGGGAGAATAGGTTCCACATGTTACAAGGTTGGGAGGACGAGAACAATTTCAGGTATGAAGATTCCAAAGTTAAAAACCTTGATGTCTCAAATGCTCCAATATTCGCATTATAATTAGCTACAAAAGGAACCAAAGACAAGAGGGTCCAATGCAATTCAGGTCTCAATCTGCACTAAAATTCCATGTCAAAGTCTGTTCTAAATTAGAGATTCTAGAATTCAGTCCTCAGTTCACTATGaaaaatcttttcttttcttaggAAAAATTCATCCGTCCTGTTACTAGTTAAAGGGTAAAAGCTCACCTACTTGCAAAAACACATCGAAACAACAACTGGTGGAACTGACCTTCCAAGGGGCGAAGATATCCCACGAATAACGAAACCCGGTTGCGCATATTACCGCCTCCGCATCCCCGAGGGATGGGAATGCTTGGTTAATAAAGGATTAATTTGTGAATTAGCTAATCTAGCAAGAATATTAGAAACTAGATAATACTAAACATAAAGCACTATGATAACTGCTTGAAGTTGTTCAACTTTCAATCATTGTAATTAAATTAATGTCAGAAACCACAACTACAGAAAAATTTTATTGGGATTAgaacaaaacaaagaaaaatctTTCTATTAACTAATTATGTTGGTATAAAAAAATGACTAAGAAAAGCAATGAAAAAACTCAGACATGAAAAACAGGCATACATATGATCTTCATTGTCCTAGAAAAACCATAtgcttgatatgacatatttgaACTTCCTTACATAACGATTTTCAAAAACATGCAATGGGCCAGTACGTTTTGCACCTGACAGCAACAAACTGAATATATGTTTTTTGTCCGGTAACGTTTTTCTGCCGGATACCAGCAACTTGCAAAACTTCGAGGGGCTAGAACGTTTAAATGTACCAGTAAATACCATCCATACCAAACCATATCAGATGGTATTGCAAACCTTAGTCTCCATGTATGTTTTTATTCTAGACTAGCTAGATTGAATTCGAATATTTAAACATCTTACCATCTTCTTTTGCCCACAACAACCTGAAACTAACTTGGCACATCTTTTGTACCCCTCGGCACATCTTTTGCATAGAATATGGGACACAGACATTTTTGGTCCTCGACAGAAATTCTCTGTCGATCAGTTGTGACTCCCGCATTCCATCCTGAaagactttctttttcttttcaagacAAAACAACACTAAAAAATTGGAAGCAATTTCACCACATCCATTTGATGATCAAAATTGACAATATGAATGTCCAATGAACAGTATACACATCAATTAACAAAAATGTATACATCTTTTAAGGTAGATGAAGATTGAAGAAGACATGAAGGTCCTGGATTATTAAATGATAGTGAAATAATTACTGTTAGTGGCATGAGGAGAGGTAAAGGaagattttaatagaaacttctaataaaatttaaatactgGTCCACGTAGTTGACCCACATAATTGGGATTTTCCGGCTTTGTTGTTGATATTTCTAGTGTGCTATCTAGAGCTGGAAAGGTTTGTATTGTCATTGTAGAACCTGAGCAAATCAACCCCACCCGGTTTAAAAGTCAACCAAAGTCACCCATATCTTCAAGAAGGTCGCATCCCAAAGTCACTCACATTATCAAGTAGGTCACCCCTTCAAGACATCTTCAAGACGATCCGGTCTTCAAACCATCCTCTAGTAGACCACTACCGTATTCAAGTCGACCAAAGCCTAACTTGACTGAATGGGCGGCTACCTAACCTCTTTATCCCAAGAGCACGTTGGTTGTTGCAACGGGATGACTACAATTTGGCGTCAGTGAAACAACTTGGGTGTGAAAAAGAAAAGATAGTGAGTTATCTAGAGCTGAATCATGGTAGAGCCcatggaaacaaaaaaaaaaaaaaaacaaagatgaaAGCTATCTACTTGTCTTTAGTGGTTAAAAAAATATCACTATGGctcatatgcatatgtatatataatatgtatatgtacataaacatatacatatgtatatttgttTATATACATTTTTTAAcaaccacacattgtctaaccaaatcaaattctctctcgatGTGTTTCTCAAAAAATCTGATTCGTACTGATTCTTATCCCAACTAATGAAGAGATCTTGGCAGAATTTCCACATGAAATTGAGcacaattttgcaaagaaatTCCCTACTTGTTTCTGAagaagagatgggaaacatgctcaatatcatttgattgaatagttgcctcAATTCCTTGTTGTTTAAGAAAACCCTCCCctgatatgtatatctatatgtatcatgtacatacatacatatatatatatatatacatatacatatacatacatgcatatatatatacatacatatatatatatatatatatatatatatatacatatacatacatgcatatatatacatatacatatacatatatacatatacatatacatacatgcatatatatacatacatatatatattaatgatgcCACACGCACTCGAGCAAGGCGAGCCATGAGCACCAAGAGCCTTGCAAAAAACTAAGGCAAGGTGATTAAATCAAATGGTGCCTAGGCAAGTGCCCGAGGCGAGGTGTTGGATGGCTTAGGTGCTCGCCTGGCCCAACCTAGATGCCTCACTAGCCTAGTCCACTCCAATAGAGCTTAAATCAAAGCCTAAGCCTAATCAAAGTTGATGAATTGATCGACTAAACTAATTCACTAATGGTTCTTCAATCCCTCGATCTCCTTTCATGCTGGTGACACCATAGCTTCTTCATTACCACTATGACCACTTAGTATTCATCATTGCGACCTTCGATGGCCTATCATTGCCGTTGTGATTTTTGCGGATAAGCGTCTTCACCTTTTTCTCTTATAGCTCTTCTCTAATTGTTGTTACACTCGCTATTGCTTATGCAATGATTTTCATCTCCATCTCCGCCTCCAACAACTATTCTCCAATCGACTATCACTATGTTGCCCGCTGTGAATTTTCTTACAATAGCCTCTGACAACTATTCTTCAACCACCAGCAACCACCACCATGATTTTCACTTACAATCGCCTTCAAGAGCTATTCTTTGATCACTTCCGCTTGCGACAAGTCTTCTCCAATTGATTGTTGTTGCGCTATGACCTTTGCCAACAACCGCCTCCACTTCTCTCAGTGCTTTTATGACCGCCTACTTACCTACTATTGTCATTGTAATTCATGCCGATGATCACTTCGCCTCCATCTTCGTCTCCAATGGCTTCACCTTGTTCTCCTACAGCCTACTTGTTTGTGGTGATCACCGTTTTtttcaattatattatttttaacctgattagtaattttttaaattataatggtGAGTGTCTCACTTTCGTTGACGGGATAGCTTAATCGAATGTCTAACACCTCAGCTTTTTGGAATTTAGCACCTTTGACAACACAGAAGACAAAGCATTAACTAAGTCATTTTGTCAGACTCTGAGCACAATTTATATATAAAGTTTATATGACAAATACTTACATGTAACTGGGTAGAGTAAGAAAGGTAATCAAAAGGTAGGACTGGATCATCTGCTAGCCGAAGACCTAAGAGGCCCCAAAGTTCAGCAACTGAGAAACATGCAACAAACTCAATAACTGAAATAATTATGGATAAAGAATCAACTGAAAGCAACATTTCTAAGTTGACTGCTCAGAAAAATGTAGCAGTCTCAGAAAACCCTGTAATAAAGAAGTGTTATATGTATTTTTCATCAAACCCCACGATGTATCAGCCTATTCCCATCAGCACAAAAGAACTGAAACCAGATAGTGTTTATGCTTTGAATCAATAGTGAAATCCAAATTTCACATTGTAAACTAACTAGAACTAATCATAGAAGTTCTTGTGATATGTTAATACTCCAATCTCATATTCAGAGGATATGTCAATCATTTCCAAATGACTGGACTACTAAAGGAAGAGAAATTCCTTGCTGTTCATCCATCAGAAAACCCTGTACTCTCACATCTGATGTAATTTATGTCTTGAAGTTAAGGTCCTAACTCTTCAATAAACTCAACATAATGACATGAAGATATGATGAGAGTATTTTATATCGAACATGTAAGAAAATGAAACACTTACTGGCTACATGGCGATGAAATGATGGATCTCCATGTTCTATCATCCATTTATAGGAGTCAAAAGCAGTATGGTAGCCGGCGAATGCTGAAAGCACAATATAGAATTATCCCCATCTGATCATAATAACAAAAACTAGGAATGCTGTTACCTTTTCAGATAATATGATTGAAGTGAAAATGTAGAGCAGATAATCAAAACAATCATGCAAAAGCTTACTCATTTTGAACAGTAGGCCTCATGGAATTAGTGAAATGCACTGAGAGTCAACAAGTGATGGAGAAATGTTGTCACCCCCCTCATAAGGCAAAACTTTGAAGCAGCTGACACTGCATCAAATCTTGCTATAAACAATAATATACAGAAATTTGTACAAGTTTTGATGATGCTAGTATTTCACCCAATATGAATAGGAAGAGTTAGAACCTATCTTTGGTCCACTGGTACCAAGGAACTTTATTACCTAGTTGTTGAGCAACCTTATGCCGTGGCCgatgtgtcacggacttagctggaattgcctaagtcatgaggcaccttgcggcaaagacgcgaacttagcttgcgttgcctaagtcgcgcttcgcccttgcgatttgcgtccgcaaagatcaacccacttgcaacctctcgcaggtcccaaaggacctgtaaaaaagaaagttgattagttcgaagaacgagcgacggacaagtcccgacgtctcgtgaaaaggggaagctttacaagcaattcaacgagcaccttgcgtgcataagagaaaagagggagaggaggaaaacaaggcctttagagggttgaacgaacagctgcaaatccacaaacagctgctcaccgggtgccgggcgcgacaacaagttcccgtcaaggtaacgtgcgaacttgtgaaagattgttcaacgcccgacactataccgaagccccatctcccatggtgccacccggatagttccaaggtgctgagatggctgacgtttcgcgtgcggcagcgggctgcagaaaatagcccgtggcacacgaaaacggagctgttttgggctatttTAGGGATGTTTTGCTCGGCTCGGTGAGCGGTCATACTGTAGcgttgcaacttgttcgaacttacatttttacaagcaaaatgacttaaaaccaagccaaaacatgctgccaagcagctataCATGTAGACGAGAGTgacaaacggttcgttgaacggagttgttgcgggtgcacgatgaccgttcgtgacagatgggtcagcacggcttggtccaatCCCGAGTGCAAAGAGCCGCCCACGTGGATGTTTGAACGGAGGGGGTCAACGTCAGGTCGGGTCTAGGCTTCGTCTTCAGAATCGATCCGAGGTAGAGCAGGGAGTTGCTCTTCCTCCCTCGCCAAATTACTGCTCCTTCCTCGCCGAGTTCCTACACGCAGGCCGAAgtcgggagggggatttcccgactcgacccctccaAAGCTTACATTAATGCTAGGTCGTGGATGCTAAGGGGAGTTTAAGTGTTCGATGTCCGATCCCTAATGCTAGTCAAGAGGTCAACTTTTATACCTATAAACGAAGGTTGGCTATAGACGGTCTGTTAATGACCATCGATTCCTTGGGCAGCCGACCCATACCCACTGTGTGGGCACCGACCGACCTGCACAGATCGACGCGATGCGACGTTGTCCCGAGCTTTCCAGAGCGGCTCATTCTCTCCGCGCGGGTGTCAGTCGACCTGCACGGGCCCGCGCCGCGCTTCAAGCTTTCCGGAGTGGCTGCGTGTTATGCAGCGTTGTTCTGTACGGCCTCGGACGGCGCGGGAGCGGGCAGTCATCCCATCCGAGTCTGAGGTGTCGTGATGCGTCGTGTCAACCCTGAGGCTCTACCTTGGCGCTGACATAGTTGTCGACTGTTGCTGCGGGGGTGGTACCAGAATATGCCCTATCATTCTCTCCCGGGCCTCCCCCCCCCAAAGGTGTTGTGCCTCGAGTTCCTCGTGGAAGGGCGTGAGGCACGACTTGGGGTTGTTGTTGGTTGGATATGTAGTCCCTTTGGGCGGGTGGATTATAACGTTGTTGTCCTTGCTCGGGCATCGGATCGACCGAGATGTAACCGGGGCCCCGATAGGCCGAGGTGTGGCTCGAACGTTGGACAGGGCGAGTATCATGACTCGGGCACTGGACTGGCCAAGCCATACTGCTCGGGCACTGGTTTGGTCGAGCAACGCTACTTGGGCACATGACTAGCCGAGTCGTACTGCTTGGGTACTGGTTTGGCCAAGCAACGCTACTCGGGCACATGACTGGTCGAGCCACATTGCTCGGGCACTAatttggccgagcaacactactcgggcataTGACTGGCCGAGCGACACTACTCGGGCACTAgtttggccgagcaacactactcgagcacATGATTGAGACCAGGTGTAGCTGAGCCCGGAGAGAGTCCGCCAAGTTGGATGATAAGGTATCGAGCTCGAGGCAGCTCGGGGTGGTCCGTCGGGGACCGGGGCGTTATGCTCTGGCGTCGGCCTCGAGTCTCCCGACTGCTCTTCGGCCAGCGGATTAGCATCCACAGCTCTGGGTTGCTGGCCAATCGAGAAAGGCTCCTGTGGCGTGATGACAGGGGTCGTCAGGTCCCGTGGCAGCGGTGGTTGGGGCAATGCCGCCTGCTGGCCGAGTTGGGGAACTAGGGGGATGATAGTCTGCATCATCCTCGCCAGCGCTTGGACTTGGTGAGTGAGGCTAAGGAACGCCTCGGCTAAGACAATAGGTTGTCCCATTGTGGTCCCAGGAGGCGAAACCCGGGATCGTTGAATAAACGTCAGTAGCGGTTTGGGGTTGGGGTTGAGGTGTTCCCTTCCAGGTTCGGAGGAAGAGGGAGCTGGCCTCCGATCCCGAAGGTCGGGTGAGCAGCGGGCGGCTCCTCTCTAGGACGCTCGCCCAGGGTTGCTCGGTTGTGGGCGTTCTTGCAACATTGGGCCCTCCTAGCGTCAAAAATGTTAAGCAACCTTATGCCGTGGCCGATGGGTTAGCATGGCTTGGTCCAATCCCGAGTGCGCAGAGCCGCCCACGTGGATGCTCGAACGGAGGGGGTCAACGTCAGGTCGAGTCCAGGCTTCGTCTTCAGAATCGATCCGAGGTAGAGTAGGGAGTTGCTCTTCCTCCCTCGCCGAATTGTTGCTCCTTCCTCGTCGAGTTCCTGCACGCAAACAGAAGTCGGGACGGGGATTACCCAACTCAATCCCTCCGAAGCTTACATTAGTGCTAGGTTGTGGATGCTAAGGGGAGTTTAAGTGTTTGAAGTCTGACCCCTGACACTGGTCAAGAGGTCGGCTTTTATACTTGCGAACAAAGGTTGACTATAGACGGTCTGTTAATGGCCGCCGATTCCTTGAGCGGTCAACCCATACCCGCTGTGAAAGCACCAACCGACCTGCACAGATCGACGTGGTGCGGCACCGTCCCGAGCTTTCCGAAGCGACTCGTTCCCTCCGCGCAGGCACCGGCCAACCTACATGGGATCGCGTCGCGCGACGCCGTTTCAAGCTTTCCGAAGCGACTGCGTGTTATGCGGCATCGTTCTGTACGGCCTCGGACGACGCGAGAGCGGGTGATCATCCCATCCGAGTCCGAGGTGTCGTGTTGACGTGGCACGCCGTGTC
Coding sequences within:
- the LOC135672245 gene encoding probable transcription factor GLK2, which codes for MGASVTSSATIATTATLPRGYSTVHAVPLSLSVLLALVDSKPVSSFSMQGNGKRVPHAMAKAAPCFPPPLLMPITILHRSLAEHSSSQLYIDAHPVCIPLQLTAIIAISRAKEWSSNHQSKESIDADIGDVLKKPLLSFPLGLKPPSMDSVLVELQK